One genomic segment of Rhea pennata isolate bPtePen1 unplaced genomic scaffold, bPtePen1.pri scaffold_118, whole genome shotgun sequence includes these proteins:
- the LOC134154158 gene encoding T-cell surface glycoprotein CD1b-3-like isoform X2 produces the protein MLTFLLLLPIIVPGTVLEAMLPPAVASHALHIFLTLAFPNSMAVEVTIYAALDDVIFATQQQHTGEIVYLRPWVHPALPESQWEYLHDLFKIYVHNLILLLNGDAKQHHEPCFSVTLQYLLNDTCKDHMKKLILSGKKDLERQVKPAAVVFARTPEPGRLLLVCRVTGFYPRPVSVTWLRDGEEVPPGPELNSTPILPNADLTYQMRSVLAAAPRDGHSYACRVRHSSLGDYSLLLHWAPASPKPQHVAWIVIAVILAASAAVAGAVWWWRRR, from the exons ATGCtgaccttcctcctcctcctccccatcatTGTCCCCGGGACGGTTCTTGAGG caATGCTGCCTCCTGCCGTGGCCTCGCACGCTCTCCACATATTCCTCACCCTGGCGTTTCCAAACTCCATGGCGGTGGAGGTCACCATATATGCGGCGTTGGACGACGTCATCTTCGCCACCCAGCAACAACACACCGGGGAGATCGTCTACCTGCGGCCATGGGTCCACCCAGCGCTGCCGGAGTCCCAGTGGGAATATCTGCACGACCTGTTCAAAATCTACGTGCACAACCTCATCCTGCTGCTCAACGGAGACGCCAAGCAGCACCACGAGCCCT GCTTCTCCGTAACGCTGCAGTACCTGCTCAACGACACCTGCAAAGACCACATGAAGAAACTCATCCTGAGTGGGAAAAAGGATCTGGAGAGACAAG TGAAGCCGGCGGCCGTGGTGTTCGCACGGACGCCGGAGCCCGGGCGCCTGCTGCTTGTCTGCCGTGTCACCGGCTTCTACCCGCGGCCCGTGAGCGTCACCTGGCTGCGGGACGGCGAGGAGGTGCCGCCGGGCCCAGAGCTCAACTCCACGCCGATCCTGCCCAACGCCGACCTCACTTACCAGATGCGTAGCGTCCTGGCCGCAGCGCCCCGCGACGGGCACAGCTACGCCTGCCGCGTGCGGCACAGCAGCCTGGGTGACTAcagcctgctgctgcactgGG CTCCGGCGAGCCCCAAGCCGCAACACGTCGCTTGGATCGTTATCGCCGTCATCCTGGCTGCCTCCGCGGCTGTGGCAGGGGCTGTTTGGTGGTGGAGGCGCCGGTGA
- the LOC134154158 gene encoding T-cell surface glycoprotein CD1b-3-like isoform X1 — MLTFLLLLPIIVPGTVLEAMLPPAVASHALHIFLTLAFPNSMAVEVTIYAALDDVIFATQQQHTGEIVYLRPWVHPALPESQWEYLHDLFKIYVHNLILLLNGDAKQHHEPYPFVYQSVTGCDLHSNGSYTRFYRLSYNGRDLITFDVDRGRWENLEAGKVATRIATAFHDFIGFSVTLQYLLNDTCKDHMKKLILSGKKDLERQVKPAAVVFARTPEPGRLLLVCRVTGFYPRPVSVTWLRDGEEVPPGPELNSTPILPNADLTYQMRSVLAAAPRDGHSYACRVRHSSLGDYSLLLHWAPASPKPQHVAWIVIAVILAASAAVAGAVWWWRRR; from the exons ATGCtgaccttcctcctcctcctccccatcatTGTCCCCGGGACGGTTCTTGAGG caATGCTGCCTCCTGCCGTGGCCTCGCACGCTCTCCACATATTCCTCACCCTGGCGTTTCCAAACTCCATGGCGGTGGAGGTCACCATATATGCGGCGTTGGACGACGTCATCTTCGCCACCCAGCAACAACACACCGGGGAGATCGTCTACCTGCGGCCATGGGTCCACCCAGCGCTGCCGGAGTCCCAGTGGGAATATCTGCACGACCTGTTCAAAATCTACGTGCACAACCTCATCCTGCTGCTCAACGGAGACGCCAAGCAGCACCACGAGCCCT ACCCTTTCGTGTACCAGAGTGTGACCGGCTGCGACCTGCACTCCAATGGCTCCTACACCAGGTTCTACCGTCTCAGCTACAACGGGCGGGACTTGATCACCTTCGACGTGGACCGAGGCCGCTGGGAGAACCTCGAGGCGGGTAAGGTAGCGACGCGCATCGCAACGGCTTTCCACGACTTCATAGGCTTCTCCGTAACGCTGCAGTACCTGCTCAACGACACCTGCAAAGACCACATGAAGAAACTCATCCTGAGTGGGAAAAAGGATCTGGAGAGACAAG TGAAGCCGGCGGCCGTGGTGTTCGCACGGACGCCGGAGCCCGGGCGCCTGCTGCTTGTCTGCCGTGTCACCGGCTTCTACCCGCGGCCCGTGAGCGTCACCTGGCTGCGGGACGGCGAGGAGGTGCCGCCGGGCCCAGAGCTCAACTCCACGCCGATCCTGCCCAACGCCGACCTCACTTACCAGATGCGTAGCGTCCTGGCCGCAGCGCCCCGCGACGGGCACAGCTACGCCTGCCGCGTGCGGCACAGCAGCCTGGGTGACTAcagcctgctgctgcactgGG CTCCGGCGAGCCCCAAGCCGCAACACGTCGCTTGGATCGTTATCGCCGTCATCCTGGCTGCCTCCGCGGCTGTGGCAGGGGCTGTTTGGTGGTGGAGGCGCCGGTGA
- the LOC134154160 gene encoding T-cell surface glycoprotein CD1b-3-like: protein MLAPLLLLLAGAQLLAAAFPPLPRPYTLQLFQTTSFENSTYVDTQGLGLLDDIELAVLDHRTWNIHFRQPWVRPALPRSDWDTIGDMIKIYLQKFHRLIQEGAMEKKVPYPFVAQCTAGCELFPNSTSRAFAYVGYNGQDFLSYDIDNSTWLLLQDTGLSRYVRERLKNYTVFTELVEVLFNDTCVDDMQIIVRYGKEALQRQVKPAAELYARTPEPGRLLLVCRVTGFYPRPVSVAWLRDGKEVPPGPELSSTPILPNADLTYQLRSILATAPRDGHSYACRVRHSSLGGHSLLLHWGNSGFLLLAGLAAAAALLLAVAAATLGALWMRRRRKYQEMNESEPRSSVLSNEP, encoded by the exons ATGTTggcccctctcctcctcctcctcgctggTGCTCAGCTGCTGGCGGCAG ccttccctcctcttcccaggCCTTACACGCTGCAGCTCTTCCAAACCACCAGCTTCGAGAACAGCACCTACGTGGACACCCAGGGCTTGGGCCTGCTGGACGACATCGAACTGGCTGTTTTGGACCACCGCACCTGGAACATCCATTTCCGGCAGCCCTGGGTTCGCCCAGCCTTGCCCCGGAGCGACTGGGATACCATCGGGGATATGATCAAAATCTACCTGCAGAAGTTTCACCGCTTGATCCAAGAAGGTGCCATGGAGAAGAAGGTACCAT ACCCCTTCGTGGCGCAGTGCACCGCCGGCTGCGAGCTCTTCCCCAACAGCACATCCAGGGCTTTCGCCTACGTTGGCTACAACGGCCAGGACTTCCTCAGCTACGACATCGACAACAGCACTTGGCTTCTGCTGCAAGACACGGGCCTGTCGAGGTACGTCCGGGAGCGGCTGAAGAACTACACGGTCTTCACGGAGCTTGTAGAGGTTCTCTTCAACGACACCTGCGTCGACGACATGCAGATTATAGTGCGCTACGGGAAGGAAGCGCTGCAGAGACAAG TGAAACCGGCAGCCGAGCTCTACGCCCGGACGCCGGAGCCCGGGCGCCTGCTGCTCGTCTGCCGCGTCACCGGCTTCTACCCGCGGCCTGTGAGCGTCGCCTGGCTGCGGGACGGCAAGGAGGTGCCGCCGGGCCCGGAGCTCAGCTCCACGCCGATCCTGCCCAACGCCGACCTCACCTACCAGCTGCGCAGCATCCTGGCCACGGCCCCCCGCGACGGGCACAGCTACGCCTGCCGCGTGCGGCACAGCAGCCTGGGTGGCCAcagcctgctgctgcactgGG GGAATTCGGGCTTCCTCCTGCTCGCagggctcgccgccgccgccgccctgctgCTCGCCGTGGCCGCGGCCACTCTCGGGGCGCTCTGGATGCGCAGACGCAG AAAATACCAGGAGATGAACGAGTCGGAGCCCAGAAGCTCCGTCCTGAGTAATGAACCTTAG